The following are from one region of the Rosistilla carotiformis genome:
- a CDS encoding DUF2617 family protein, translated as MLSVRPKIAELTFQVFGRSLHPELFEFHRSRRIQRDAFHAEISITNSGHVVTWRGNGITISEVAASSQQLLPTRRRLMEYPLRGSRTDRAECRSGVTYSTRFTLEPVATDLFWTIQKQLTADATEGLLHRFDSNGRIAMGAVSYINIETRARSMMIQAIHTFPEDQAIVKVESTFAIDG; from the coding sequence GTGTTATCCGTCCGCCCCAAGATCGCCGAGCTTACATTTCAGGTATTCGGACGGTCGCTACATCCCGAACTGTTTGAATTCCATCGGTCGCGGCGGATCCAACGCGATGCCTTCCATGCGGAGATCTCGATCACCAACTCCGGACATGTCGTCACCTGGCGCGGCAACGGGATCACGATCTCGGAAGTCGCAGCGTCGTCGCAACAGCTCCTGCCGACTCGCCGTCGGTTGATGGAATACCCGCTCCGCGGTTCGCGAACCGACCGCGCCGAATGTCGATCGGGGGTCACCTATTCCACGCGTTTTACGCTTGAACCGGTCGCTACCGATTTGTTCTGGACGATTCAAAAGCAATTGACCGCCGACGCGACCGAGGGCTTGCTGCATCGCTTCGATTCCAACGGACGAATCGCAATGGGGGCGGTCAGCTATATCAATATCGAAACCCGTGCGCGATCGATGATGATCCAAGCGATCCACACATTTCCCGAGGACCAAGCGATCGTCAAAGTCGAATCGACCTTTGCGATCGACGGCTGA
- a CDS encoding Na(+)-translocating NADH-quinone reductase subunit A, with the protein MTTITKGLNVPISGEPQQLVESSHAVTRVALLGDDYIGMKPTMLVNVGDRVKLGQPVFTDKKTAGVTYTAPAAGTVVELNRGAKRRFESLVIEIEGDDSETFETPSDLSTATGEAITEVLTASGLWSAFRTRPFGKVPLPGSQPHSIFVQAIDTHPLAADPSVVMRGKAEQFAIGLNAIKKLTSGKTFVCKNPDAEIPGANVDGVTLSDFSGPHPAGLPGTHIHFLDPVGPTKTVWYIGYQDVIAIGHLFETGKLDPTRIISLAGPCVAKPRLLETRLGADLTQLTAGELEGDNLRIVSGSVLGGRTATEPCMFLGRYHTQVSVLQEGNEREFLGWQKPGFEKFSITRVFASALTPGKRFAMNTGTHGSERAMVPIGSYERVMPLDILPTQLLRSLIVRDTEEAQQLGALELEEEDLALCTFVCPGKYEFGEILRENLTTIEIEG; encoded by the coding sequence ATGACCACAATCACCAAAGGCTTGAACGTTCCGATCTCCGGCGAGCCCCAGCAGCTTGTCGAGTCGTCCCATGCGGTAACTCGCGTTGCCCTGTTGGGAGACGACTACATCGGCATGAAGCCGACAATGCTCGTGAACGTCGGAGATCGCGTTAAGTTAGGCCAGCCCGTATTTACCGACAAAAAGACCGCTGGCGTCACCTACACCGCTCCCGCTGCGGGAACGGTTGTCGAGCTCAACCGTGGTGCAAAGCGTCGCTTTGAATCGCTGGTGATCGAGATCGAAGGGGACGACAGCGAAACCTTCGAAACGCCAAGCGATCTGAGCACCGCCACTGGCGAAGCGATCACGGAGGTCCTGACCGCTAGCGGTTTGTGGTCGGCGTTCCGCACTCGCCCCTTCGGCAAAGTGCCCCTCCCGGGCAGCCAGCCGCATTCGATCTTTGTTCAAGCGATCGACACGCATCCATTGGCTGCCGATCCTTCGGTTGTCATGCGTGGCAAGGCGGAGCAGTTTGCAATCGGGCTCAACGCGATCAAAAAGCTGACCTCTGGCAAAACATTTGTCTGCAAAAATCCCGACGCCGAGATCCCTGGTGCGAACGTCGATGGCGTCACGCTCAGCGATTTCAGCGGACCGCACCCCGCCGGTCTGCCTGGAACCCACATCCATTTCTTGGATCCCGTCGGTCCCACCAAGACCGTTTGGTACATCGGTTATCAGGACGTGATCGCCATCGGTCACTTGTTCGAAACCGGCAAGCTCGATCCGACGCGGATCATCTCGCTGGCCGGGCCTTGCGTTGCCAAGCCGCGTTTGCTCGAAACCCGATTGGGAGCCGATCTGACTCAACTGACGGCCGGCGAACTCGAAGGGGACAACCTGCGAATCGTCTCGGGATCGGTTTTGGGTGGTCGCACCGCAACCGAACCTTGCATGTTCTTGGGGCGTTACCACACCCAGGTCAGCGTGCTGCAAGAAGGAAACGAACGGGAGTTCTTGGGCTGGCAAAAGCCTGGCTTCGAAAAGTTCTCGATCACGCGAGTGTTCGCTTCGGCCCTGACCCCAGGCAAGCGATTTGCGATGAACACCGGCACCCACGGCAGCGAACGGGCAATGGTCCCGATCGGGTCGTACGAACGGGTGATGCCGTTGGACATCCTGCCGACTCAGTTGCTGCGATCGTTGATCGTTCGCGACACCGAAGAGGCGCAGCAATTGGGCGCTCTGGAGCTTGAAGAAGAAGATCTGGCACTTTGCACGTTTGTCTGCCCAGGCAAATACGAATTTGGTGAGATCTTGCGAGAGAATCTGACCACGATCGAAATCGAAGGCTGA
- a CDS encoding NADH:ubiquinone reductase (Na(+)-transporting) subunit B, whose translation MKALRDFLDQKVEPWFKKGSPLAMLHPMYEAPDTFLYTPGHVAKGSTHVRDNIDLKRMMIMVVVALIPCTLFAMWNTGYQANLAMAKMESAGYEILTPAEYELVPKTEVPLRKLAKTDWHYTIQTAIGLGRDPGSFVDNFVFGALHFLPVYIVCMFVGGHIEALFCVVRGHEINEGFLVTGLLFPLTLPPTIPLWQVAIGIAFGVIVGKEVFGGTGRNFLNPALTARAFLYFAYAGEISGDKVWTAVDGFSGATSLGAMASAVPGAGMAPVTGEFDAAGELVAGGIETSWGTQTLSWWDCFLGTIQGSMGETSALACLIGAAILIAAGIGSWRIMAGTVVGAVATAALMNAVGSDKYAMFEMPPMWHLVVGGFAFGAVFMATDPVSAAMTNAGRWIYGVLIGFMTILVRVVNPAYPEGIMLAILFANVFAPLIDYYVAQANIKRRVARYATS comes from the coding sequence ATGAAAGCGCTGCGAGATTTTCTCGACCAGAAGGTCGAGCCTTGGTTCAAAAAAGGCTCACCGCTGGCAATGCTCCATCCGATGTACGAAGCGCCCGATACGTTTCTGTACACTCCGGGACACGTTGCCAAAGGTTCCACCCACGTCCGCGACAACATCGACCTGAAACGGATGATGATCATGGTCGTGGTCGCTTTGATTCCCTGCACGCTGTTTGCGATGTGGAACACCGGCTACCAGGCCAATCTGGCGATGGCCAAGATGGAATCGGCGGGCTACGAAATCTTGACCCCCGCGGAATACGAACTGGTCCCCAAGACCGAGGTTCCGCTTCGCAAGCTGGCCAAGACCGACTGGCACTACACGATCCAAACCGCGATCGGACTGGGGCGCGACCCAGGCAGCTTTGTCGACAACTTTGTCTTCGGCGCGTTGCACTTCCTGCCCGTCTACATCGTCTGCATGTTTGTCGGTGGTCACATCGAAGCCCTGTTCTGCGTCGTTCGCGGCCATGAAATCAACGAGGGCTTCCTGGTCACCGGCCTGCTGTTTCCGTTGACCCTTCCGCCAACGATTCCGCTGTGGCAGGTTGCCATCGGGATCGCCTTTGGCGTGATCGTGGGCAAAGAGGTCTTCGGCGGCACCGGCCGCAACTTCCTCAACCCCGCGCTGACCGCCCGTGCGTTTCTGTACTTTGCCTACGCTGGTGAGATCAGCGGCGACAAGGTTTGGACCGCGGTCGACGGCTTCAGCGGTGCAACCAGCCTGGGTGCGATGGCGTCGGCGGTACCGGGAGCCGGAATGGCGCCCGTGACTGGCGAATTCGACGCAGCGGGCGAATTGGTTGCCGGAGGAATCGAAACCTCCTGGGGAACGCAAACGCTTTCCTGGTGGGACTGTTTCTTAGGAACAATCCAAGGTTCGATGGGCGAGACAAGCGCTTTGGCGTGTTTGATCGGTGCGGCGATCCTGATCGCCGCAGGCATCGGATCGTGGCGAATCATGGCCGGCACCGTGGTCGGTGCGGTTGCAACCGCAGCCTTGATGAACGCGGTCGGCAGCGACAAATACGCGATGTTCGAGATGCCACCGATGTGGCACTTGGTCGTCGGCGGGTTTGCCTTCGGTGCGGTCTTCATGGCGACCGATCCGGTCTCCGCAGCGATGACTAACGCCGGACGCTGGATATACGGCGTGCTGATCGGATTCATGACGATCCTGGTTCGCGTCGTGAACCCCGCTTATCCCGAAGGGATCATGCTGGCAATCCTGTTCGCCAACGTGTTCGCTCCACTGATCGATTATTA